The following proteins are co-located in the Canis aureus isolate CA01 chromosome X, VMU_Caureus_v.1.0, whole genome shotgun sequence genome:
- the LOC144307921 gene encoding cancer/testis antigen family 45 member A8-like isoform X2, with translation MNWLELMTDKAEEPAFGPQSQMKRPGKPITPPPFKRMLRMTLLTVKQEEEGASHPGGPAMCLEDDPKMRSMSVSDVTDKLPIPMEINIEIKEQLKKEIRQFGGKYEKILKLLEGVQGPPELQRKFVIYTMKEAARFQRQDLITHLQKILDNLEVDHFLKKDIHTLSL, from the exons ATGAACTGGCTG GAACTGATGACTGATAAGGCAGAGGAGCCTGCTTTCGGTCCCCAAAGCCAAATGAAACGTCCCGGGAAACCTATCACTCCGCCTCCATTTAAGAGAATGCTGAGGATGACGCTGCTGACAGTGAAACAGGAAGAAGAGGGAGCATCCCACCCCGGGGGCCCAGCCATGTGCTTGGAAG ATGACCCCAAGATGAGATCAATGTCTGTCTCAGATGTGACAGATAAACTGCCAATACCAATGGAAATCAATATAGAAATCAAAGAGCAATTGAAGAAGGAAATTCGACAGTTTGGAGGAA aatatgaaaaaatcctcaaattGCTGGAAGGAGTGCAAGGACCTCCAGAACTGCAGAGAAAATTTGTCATATATACTATGAAAGAAGCAGCAAG atttcaaaGACAAGACTTAATAACTCATCTTCAGAAGATACTAGACAACTTAGAAGTGGACCACTTTCTCAAGAAAGATATTCACACCCTAAGTTTATAA
- the LOC144307921 gene encoding cancer/testis antigen family 45 member A8-like isoform X1, translated as MGTVHGSVKELMTDKAEEPAFGPQSQMKRPGKPITPPPFKRMLRMTLLTVKQEEEGASHPGGPAMCLEDDPKMRSMSVSDVTDKLPIPMEINIEIKEQLKKEIRQFGGKYEKILKLLEGVQGPPELQRKFVIYTMKEAARFQRQDLITHLQKILDNLEVDHFLKKDIHTLSL; from the exons ATGGGAACCGTCCATGGTTCAGTAAAG GAACTGATGACTGATAAGGCAGAGGAGCCTGCTTTCGGTCCCCAAAGCCAAATGAAACGTCCCGGGAAACCTATCACTCCGCCTCCATTTAAGAGAATGCTGAGGATGACGCTGCTGACAGTGAAACAGGAAGAAGAGGGAGCATCCCACCCCGGGGGCCCAGCCATGTGCTTGGAAG ATGACCCCAAGATGAGATCAATGTCTGTCTCAGATGTGACAGATAAACTGCCAATACCAATGGAAATCAATATAGAAATCAAAGAGCAATTGAAGAAGGAAATTCGACAGTTTGGAGGAA aatatgaaaaaatcctcaaattGCTGGAAGGAGTGCAAGGACCTCCAGAACTGCAGAGAAAATTTGTCATATATACTATGAAAGAAGCAGCAAG atttcaaaGACAAGACTTAATAACTCATCTTCAGAAGATACTAGACAACTTAGAAGTGGACCACTTTCTCAAGAAAGATATTCACACCCTAAGTTTATAA
- the LOC144307921 gene encoding cancer/testis antigen family 45 member A8-like isoform X3, whose product MTDKAEEPAFGPQSQMKRPGKPITPPPFKRMLRMTLLTVKQEEEGASHPGGPAMCLEDDPKMRSMSVSDVTDKLPIPMEINIEIKEQLKKEIRQFGGKYEKILKLLEGVQGPPELQRKFVIYTMKEAARFQRQDLITHLQKILDNLEVDHFLKKDIHTLSL is encoded by the exons ATGACTGATAAGGCAGAGGAGCCTGCTTTCGGTCCCCAAAGCCAAATGAAACGTCCCGGGAAACCTATCACTCCGCCTCCATTTAAGAGAATGCTGAGGATGACGCTGCTGACAGTGAAACAGGAAGAAGAGGGAGCATCCCACCCCGGGGGCCCAGCCATGTGCTTGGAAG ATGACCCCAAGATGAGATCAATGTCTGTCTCAGATGTGACAGATAAACTGCCAATACCAATGGAAATCAATATAGAAATCAAAGAGCAATTGAAGAAGGAAATTCGACAGTTTGGAGGAA aatatgaaaaaatcctcaaattGCTGGAAGGAGTGCAAGGACCTCCAGAACTGCAGAGAAAATTTGTCATATATACTATGAAAGAAGCAGCAAG atttcaaaGACAAGACTTAATAACTCATCTTCAGAAGATACTAGACAACTTAGAAGTGGACCACTTTCTCAAGAAAGATATTCACACCCTAAGTTTATAA